Proteins found in one Armatimonadota bacterium genomic segment:
- the lepB gene encoding S26 family signal peptidase, producing MQPEPAAKPEQTAKQQRWLRQAVALFVFLIIAFLYHNFFTLSVVRGKSMEPTFHDGQVILVGKGGLLFGALKRGDVVVFTREGQLLVKRVVALPYETAPDGTRVPANHIYVVGDNLEVSEDSRTFGPIPLSSIIGKVLY from the coding sequence ATGCAACCCGAACCCGCCGCGAAACCGGAACAGACGGCGAAACAACAACGCTGGTTGAGACAAGCCGTAGCTTTATTTGTCTTTTTGATTATCGCCTTCCTCTATCACAACTTTTTCACTCTGTCGGTGGTCAGAGGCAAATCGATGGAGCCGACTTTTCACGATGGACAGGTGATCCTGGTGGGCAAGGGGGGGCTGTTGTTCGGTGCCTTGAAACGAGGTGATGTGGTGGTGTTTACGCGCGAGGGGCAGCTGCTGGTGAAACGGGTGGTGGCTTTGCCCTACGAAACCGCCCCAGATGGTACCCGTGTGCCCGCCAACCATATTTACGTAGTCGGTGATAACCTGGAGGTATCGGAGGACAGTCGTACATTCGGTCCTATTCCTCTGAGCAGTATCATCGGCAAGGTATTATACTGA